The segment GCGATCCGGCCCTGCACGGTGCGGTCAGCACGCATGGGCGCGGCACGATCGATGCCGCGAACGAGACGATCGAAGCCGCGCTCGCCGACGGCCGCACGTGGGCCGAACCGGGCGCGCATTCGATCGTCGATCCGTTCCTGCTCGTGCTGTATCGCTGGGGCGTCGCGATCGGCCTCGACATGACGCGGCATCCCGCGTGGACGGCCCATGCGCAGCGCGAAGCCGAGCGGCCGGCCGCGCGGCGTGCGCTGGCACGCGAGGCGTCCTGACGGACGCGCGGGCGTCGTTGTCTGCGCGGCGACGCCCGCGTCCAACGCGCGGCCGCTATCGCACCGCGAACAGCGGATAGGTCGCGCCGGCGATCAGCGCGGTCGCGAGCCAGACCACGCCCCACGAACTGACGGCGAGCAGCGGGGGAATCGCGAGCGGCGTCGCGAACAGCCCGAGGTAGACGATCGTGTTCGCCATCCCGAGCGCGGTGCCCGCGTGGTTCGCGCCCGCGAGCGTCGCGAGTTCCGTGTACGCGACGCCGTGCCACGCCGACACGCAGATGCCCGCGAACACGAGAATCGCGACGATTGCCGCGAGCGGCACGTGCGGGCTGCCGGCCGTCGCGGCTGCCAGCAGCGTGAACGATCCGGCCGCGACGAGCACCGAACCGCGCAGGTACGCACGGCGGTTGCCGTGCCGGTCGGTATGGCGGCCGCTCCAGACGCGCATCACCATCGCGCCGAGCTGCAGCGCGACCATCGCCGCGCTGATGCCGGCGAGGCCGAGCCGGCCGAAGTCGTGCAGGAACACCGTCGCGAACGTGAGCACCGCGAACTGCGGCGCGCACAGCAGGCCCATGCCGAGCACGATGCGCCACACGCGGCCGCTCGCGAGCGGGCTGCGCGTTTGCCGGGCGGGCTGCTGTTGCTGATGCTGCTCGACGGGACGATGCACTGCGCCGTGCTCGGCGGCCGGCGCGGCGGGCGGCTCGTGCAGCCAGCGCCAGGTCAGCGCGGCCGATCCCGCGCACAACAGCATCAGCGCACCGAACACCGCGGCGAAGCCCAGATGCGACGCGAGCGACGGCAGCAGCGCCGCGCCGACGCCGCCGCCGAGCGGCACGGCCGTCTGGCGGATGCTCATCGCGAGGCCGCGTTCGCGCTCGCCGAACCAGCGCATCACCGCGCGCCCGCTCGACCCGTTCACGCTGCCGCCGAGCAGGCCGACGCAGCTCATCGCCGCGACGACGCGCATCAGCGGCGGTACCGCGTGCGCGGTCGGGACGATCGTGCACACCATCAGCGCGAGCATCGCGGCCGTCGCGACGAGCCCGGTCAGCAGCACGTGGCGATCGCCGAAGCGGTCGGCGGCGATTCCCCACGGCAGCTCGGACAGCGCGACGCCGAAGCCGAGCGCGCCGAGCACGAGGCCGAGCGCGCCGTTGTCGAGGTGATAGGCCGTGCGCATCCACACCGCCGTGGTCGGAATGCCGGCGGCGGCGGCCGAAAAGCTCATGTTCGCGGCGATGCCGGCCGCCAGCACGCGCCAGCGATGGGCCGGGCCGCGCGCGTCGCGGGCGGGCGAGGAGGGGGAAGCGATGCAGGAGGTATCCATGGCGGCAGGCCCGGTTGGAAATTGACATCGACAGTCTGGCGGCCTACATTCATCCTGAAAATCGGAAAATTTTTGATAAATCGTTCGATAAAACAGGATGATTGACGTGCCCGGACAAGACCTTCCCCGTGGCGGCGGCGAGCCGCTCGCAATGGCCGATGCCGCAGTGGCCCGGCCCAACTTCGACGTGGCGGCGCTGCGCAGCCTCGTCGCGGGCGTGGATCTCGGCAGTTTCGCGAAGGCGGCCGACCGCGTCGCGCGTTCGTCGTCGGCGGTGAGCGCGCAGATCCGCAAGCTCGAGGAGCAGGCCGGCACGCCGCTGTTCGTGAAAGCCGGGCGCGGGCTCGCGCTGACCGACGCCGGCGACGCGATGCTGCGCTATGCGCGGCGGATGATCGAGCTGAACGACGAAGCGGCCGCGGCCGTGCGCGGCGTGAATCTCGACGGCTGGGTGCGCGTCGGGCTGCAGGAGGATTTCGGCGAGGCGATCCTGCCCGATGTGCTCGGGCGGTTTGCGCGCGCGCATCCGAAGGTGAGGATCGAGGCGCGCGTGGCGCGCAATGCCGATCTGCTCGACCGGCTCGATGCGAACCAGCTCGATCTCGCGCTCGTGTGGGGCGATCCGGTGTCGGCGGCGTTCGTGTCGCGGGCGGGGATCGACAGCGAGGCGATCGCGCAGGTGCCGATGCAATGGATCGGCGCGGTGGGCGCGGGCGGTTTCGGGATGCCGGACGGCGGCGGGGAGGCGGGCGCGGAAGACGGTGCGGGCGAAACGGGTGGCCGTGCCGTGCGCGCGGCGGGCGAGCCGCTGCCGCTCGTCGTGTTCGACCGGCCGTGCCGGTTCTTCGGCGCGGCGACCGATGCGCTCGACCGTGCGGGCGTGCCGTGGCGCGTCGCGTTCACGACGCCGAGTCTTGCCGGACTATGGGCCGCGGCGGCGGCCGGCCTCGGGCTGACGGTGCGCTCGCACTACGGGCTGCCCGCGTCGGTGCGCGTGCTCGACGCGGCGGCGTCCGGGCTGCCGGAACTGCCGAGCCTGCCGCTGATCCTGCTGCGGCGCACGTCGTCGGCGACGCCGACCGTCGACCGGCTCGCGCGGATCGTGACTCAGGCGGTGCGGGATGCGGCGGAGGGGGCGGTGGCGGCACTGGCGGCCTGATACCGGTCGATAGGCACGCCGTCGGCTGGACGTTCGGCCTATTGGAGCAACGGCGCGAATGTCGCGACAATAGTGATCACTCAATGGATGGAGCTCATCATGCAAGTCACAAACCTCCAGGAAGCTTCGCTCGATTTGCAGCGGCTGGTCGATGCCGCGATCGCCGGCGAACGCGTCGTGATCATGCAGGACGGCAAGCAGTCGGTCCGGCTCGTGCCGCTCACACCTATCCACAGGTATGGCGCTCTCGAAGGGCAGATATGGATCGCCGATGATTTCGACGCACCGCTTTCCGCCGAAGAGCTGGCTGCGTTCGAAGGGAAGTAATGCGGCTGCTGTTCGACACGCACATCTTTCTCTGGGCGGTGGCGAATGATCCGAAACTGAGTGTTCGTGCGCGCGGCTGATTGCCACTGCCGATGAAGTGTTCATCAGCAGTGCGAGCATCTGGGAATTGGCGATCAAGGCCGGCAAGGGAAAGCTGAACGTCGATGTGGATCGGCTGGTCGATGAGATCGAGGCGAACAAGTATCGGGAACTGCCGGTTCGGGCGACGCACGGCGCGGCCGTGCGCCATCTGCCTCATTATCATCTCGACCCGTTCGATCGGTTGCTGTTCGCGCAAGCGTGGTGCGAACCGCTGCTGCTTGTCACCGCGGACGGCCATCTTTCGCAGTATGGCGCGTCGCGGATTCTGACGGTCTGAAACAGTTTTCGGAGCGAAACCCTACGCTGCCGCGACAGCTTGCGCAGACGCTTCCAGTTCCGCACAGAGCTTGCCCAGCCGCTCCCGCACCCCCTCGCTCGCCGGCACGAACGGCAACCGCAACCCGTCCTCGCACCATCCTTGCGCGGCCAGCACGGCCTTCACCGGCGCCGGGTTCGGCTCCGCGAACAGCGCCGCGACGAGCGGCTGCAGCGCGACCGACAGGCGCCGCGCATCGGCGAGCCGCCCGTCGCGCAGCAGCGCATGGATGCGCACATGCCATTCGGGCAGCACGTGCGCGCTGCTCGCGATCGCGCCATGCGCGCCGGCGCACAGTGCCGCGAAGTTCTGGTTGTCGTCGCCGGACAGGATCGCGAGCGGCGTGTCGTGCACGAGCCGGCTCATCCGGTCGAGCGTGCCGCCGCATTCCTTGATGCCCACGACGCGCGGGTCGCGCGCGAGCGCCTGCAGCGTTTCCAGTTCGACGGTCACGCCGGTGCGGTACGGGATGTTGTAGACGAGCACCGGCAGGTCGGCCGCATCGACGATCGCCTCGACATGGCGGCGGATGCCGTCCTGCGTCGGCCGCAGATAGACGGGCGGCGTGACGAGCAGCCCGTCGGGCCGCAGCGCGGCGAGTTCGCGCGCACGTGCCGCCGCGAAATGCGTCGCGCTCGCGGTCAACCCGACGACGATCGGCAGGCCAGGCGCCGCGTCGCGCAGCGTCGCGAACACGGCGTCCTGTTCGCGCGCGTCGAGCAGCACGCCTTCACCGGTCGTCGCGCCCGCGACGAAGCCCGCGATGCCCGCTGCCGCATAGTGGCGCGCGAGCCGCGCGAGTGCCGCATGGTCGACTTCGCCGTGGTGGAACGGCGTGATGATCGGCAGCCAGATACCTTCGAAACGTGTGTTCATGCAAAGCCTCATGGTGGAAACGGAGTGGGAAGGAACCGTTCCGCCGGCGGAGTGCCGGAACGAGGCATGCGGGCAAGGAGAAAGAAACGACCTGCGGGCATCCCGTCCGGCATTCGCCTGACGGGACGCGACGTCCCCGTCAGTCGAGGAGTCGTTTTTTCAGTTTCAGCCCGGCCGCGCGCGCACCTGCCGCGACGGCGGCGAGGATCGAAAGCGAGCGCAGGGCAGCGGACATGGATGAACCGTGAAGTGGGCTGAACGGCGATCTTAACACCGGATCGGACGCGTGCGCGAGCGTCCGCCGCCGTTTAGCAGGATTCGAGATTTGCTTTCCACGACTGATTGGAAAGCGTGCCGCGCCCGGCCGCTAGAATGCCCGCTTACGTTTCGATGACAGCGCGTACGCGTGCCGTCACGCACATTCATCACCACTGGAAACGGGGCATATCACGATGGCAAGCATCAAGGAGATCGGCCGCTGGCTGCACACGGGCGCGGCGGCGGCGCTGGTCGTGGCGGCGACGGCTGCGCACGCGGACACGTCGATCCTGAACGTGTCGTACGACGTGACGCGCGAGCTGTACAAGGACATCAACACGAGCTTTGCCGCCGCCTACAAGCAGAAGACCGGCGAGACGGTCGCGCTCAAGCAGTCGCACGGCGCGTCGAGCGCGCAGGCGCTGTCGGTGCTGCAAGGGCTGCAGGCCGACGTCGTGACGATGAACCAGCCGAACGACATCGACCTGCTCGCCGAGCGCGGCCAACTGCTGCCGAAGGACTGGCGCGCGCGCTTCCCGGACAACAGCTCGCCGTATTCGACGACGATGGTGTTCCTGGTGCGCAAGGGCAACCCGAAGGCGATCAAGGACTGGAGCGATCTCGCGAAGCCCGGCGTCCAGGTGATCATCGCGAACCCGAAGACGTCGGGCAACGGCCGCTACGCGTATCTCGCCGCATGGGGCTTCCAGAAGCAGAAGGGCGCGACCGACCAGCAGGCGCTCGACTTCGAGAAGGCGATCTTCCGCAACGTGCCGGTGCTCGACTCGGGCGGCCGCGGCGCGACGACGACGTTCACGCAGCGCGGCATCGGCGACGTGCTGGTCACGTTCGAGAACGAGGTCGCGCTGATGGACACGGGCGTGTCGGGCGCGCAGTTCGACGCCGTGTATCCGTCGGCGAGCATCCTCGCGGAGCCGCCCGTCGCCGTCGTCGACAAGGTCGTCGACAAGAAGGGCACGCGCAAGGTCGCGCAGGCGTATCTCGAGTACCTGTACACGACGGAAGCGCAGGAGATCATCGCGCGGCACCATCTGCGCCCGCGCGACGCGAACGTGCTGAAGAAGCATGCGGCCGAGTTCAAGTCGCTGAAGACGTTCAGCGTCGAGCAGGTTTTCGGTAGCTGGGCCAACGCGCAGAAGACCCATTTCGCCGATGGCGGCACGTTCGACCAGGTGATCGTCGACCGGAAGTGATAGCGGCGCGTATCGCGCGCCTGTCCGCACGATGACGATGCAGCCGGCCGCCTTCATGCGGCCGGTTTTTTTTCGACGCTTTGCGGCCGCACGCGTCCGGCCGCGCGGCAAATTTCCATTCCGAATCGGCATGCATTCCCGGCCGCCGCCGCGCGTGCTACGCTCATCGCCTCCCTGCTTCCGGCACCGCGCGATGAACGTCGATTCGTCCTCCCCAGCCTCCCGCGGCCGTGGCCGCAAGATCTGGTCGGGCACCCGCCCGGTGATCGCGTACGGGATGCCGCCGCTCGGCTGGCGCGACTTCTATCACCGCGCGCTGACGGTGAGCTGGCCCGTGTTCTTCCTGTCGCTCGCGGTGCTGTTCCTGCTGCTCAACGGCGGCTTCGCGACGCTCTACCTGCTCGGCCACGAGCCGATCGCGAACCAGTCGCCGGCCGGGTTCGGCGGCGCGTTCTTCTTCAGCGTCGAAACGCTCGCGACCGTCGGTTACGGCGACATGCATCCGCAGACCATCTATGCGCACCTGGTCGCGACGTTCGAGATCTTCGTCGGGATGTCGGGCATCGCGCTGGCCACGGGGCTCGTGTTCGCGCGGTTTTCGCGGCCGCAGGCGAAGATCCTGTTTGCGCGCTACGCGATCGTGCGGCCGCTGAACGGCCGGATGACGCTGATGGTGCGCGCCGCGAATGCGCGCCAGAACGTGATTGCCGAGGCGCAGGCGAAATTGCGGCTGATGCGCGTCGAAGGCACGCACGAGGGCTACTCGCTGCGCAAGATCCACGACCTGCCGCTCGTGCGCAGCGAGCATCCGATTTTTCTGCTCGGCTGGAACCTGATGCACGTGATCGACGAATCGAGCGCACTGTTCGGCGAGACGCCCGAATCGCTCGCCGCGCGCGACGCGTCGTTGCTGATCACGATCGAGGGCTCGGACGAGACGACCGCGCAGGTCATGCAGGCGCGTCACTCATGGGCGCATGGGGAGATCCGCTGGCGTCACCGCTATGTCGACCTGATGCACGACGAAAACGGCATCACGCACATCGACTACACGCATTTTCACGAGGTCGTGCCGGTCGACGCCGACACCGACGAGCGCGGTTCGCCGGGCGTGGTGGTCGAAGCCGGCGCCGCGGTGCAGGGCCCGGCTGCGTAGGTGTGCTCGACGGGCGGCGGGCGCGTCCGGCCGGCGCCGCCGCGCACGCGTCACGCGTGCAGCAGGCGCGCCGCCTCGCGTTGTTCGATCGCGACCGCGCGGCGGAACGCGTCGCGGTCCTCGGCTCGCGCGACGTAGTCGCCGAGCACGCCTTCGTGCGGCAGCAGATGCGCGTCGAACGCGATCTTCAGCGTGCTGGCGAGCAGCAGGTCGGCCGCGGTGAAGTGGTCGCCGACGAGCCAGGGGCTATGGGCGAGCGCCTGCGCGAGCGCGCGCTGCACGCGCGTGATGTTGCCCCAGCCGAACGCGACCGGATTGCCCGACGCGCCCGTGAACTTCTCGGCCATCGCCGGTTCGAGGCAGGTCGGCGTGAAGAACATCCATTGGAGGAACCGGCCGCGCAACGGATCGTCGGGTGCAATGCCGAGCCCGGCGCCCGGGCAACGGTCGGCGAGATAGAGCAGCACGGCGCCCGATTCGGCGAACGGCACGCTGCCGTCGTCGAGTGCGGGCAGCTTGGCCATCGGGTTGACCTGCACGAACGCGTCGCTGCCCTGTTCGTGCGAGCGCAGGTCGATCGGCACGAGTTCGTACACCACGCCGATTTCCTCGAGCATCCACAACGCCCGGAATGCCCGGGTCTTCGGCCAGTAGTAGAGCTTCATCGCGCCTCCGCGTTCGGGTGCAGGTAGGGTCCGGTGGATGCTCAAGCGTACCCGAGCGCAGGAGGTTCGGACAGGGGCGCCCGGCTAGGGGCGCCCGGCCAGGGGCGGACCGCTGCGCGTGTCTCGTCCGGTGGGGTGTGGCGGACGTGAATCGGGCGGAGGGCCGGGCGAAGCCTGCTGGCGCTAGGATTTATTGAATAACTAGTCATATACAAACTAGTTATGAATGATATCGAAAAATTCCGATGTAAGCCTGCATCACTACAATGCACCGCCTGTCCTGCCGCACTCGCGCGCATGGCAGTGCAAGCATGCAGCCGCGATCGCCGATGCCGCGCGAAACGCGGAAATCTTCAAACCCGGTGCCGCCGTCGCGCGCCGACCGGCGGTTCGACCGTACAGGGAGACAAGCAACAAATGGCAAACGACGATCGCACCACGATCATTCCGCGAAGAACGCCGCAATCGGCGGCCATGGTGGCCGAGGTCAAGCGCGCGATGGCGATCACCGCGCGGCTCAATCGCCTGACGTTCGACGATGCGGCCGACGTGCGCGCATTGTTCAGCGAACTGATCGGCACGCAGGTGGACGACGGCTTCGTGCTGATCCCGCCGTTCCATGCAACGGGCGGTGCCGGCATGAAGATCGGGCGCAACGTGTTCGTCAACCAGAACTGCACGTTCTACGACCTGGGCGGGCTCGCGATCGGCGACGACGTGATGATCGGGCCGAACGTCAGCCTCATCACGTCCGGCCATCCGGTCGAACCTTCCCGCCGGCGCGATTTCGTTGTCGCGAAGCCGATCGTGATCGAAAGGAACGTGTGGATCGGCGCGGGTGCGACGATCATCGGCGGCGTGACGGTGGGCGAGCATTCGGTCGTCGCGGCCGGGGCCGTCGTCACGAAGGACGTTCCGCCGAATACGCTGGTCGGCGGCAATCCGGCAACGGTCATCCGTTCGATAGCCGAGTGAGGTCGCCCGGGAGCGTCTGCCGGCTTGAGAGAGCGCAATCGGACGGATGTGGACAACTCACCGCCAAGGCGACTCGAAACGCTGTGCATTTGAATGGTGAGGGTGCTGCCGAGTCCGTCTGGACAAGGCTTTCCGGCTATCGCCAGATTGTTGCAAGTTGATGTGAAGACCGCTTCCGCCGATGTGCCGATGAACGTTTCTTCGCGCGATCCGTTGTGGATATCTGCGCACCGAAACG is part of the Burkholderia pyrrocinia genome and harbors:
- the dapA gene encoding 4-hydroxy-tetrahydrodipicolinate synthase, whose translation is MNTRFEGIWLPIITPFHHGEVDHAALARLARHYAAAGIAGFVAGATTGEGVLLDAREQDAVFATLRDAAPGLPIVVGLTASATHFAAARARELAALRPDGLLVTPPVYLRPTQDGIRRHVEAIVDAADLPVLVYNIPYRTGVTVELETLQALARDPRVVGIKECGGTLDRMSRLVHDTPLAILSGDDNQNFAALCAGAHGAIASSAHVLPEWHVRIHALLRDGRLADARRLSVALQPLVAALFAEPNPAPVKAVLAAQGWCEDGLRLPFVPASEGVRERLGKLCAELEASAQAVAAA
- a CDS encoding glutathione S-transferase family protein, giving the protein MKLYYWPKTRAFRALWMLEEIGVVYELVPIDLRSHEQGSDAFVQVNPMAKLPALDDGSVPFAESGAVLLYLADRCPGAGLGIAPDDPLRGRFLQWMFFTPTCLEPAMAEKFTGASGNPVAFGWGNITRVQRALAQALAHSPWLVGDHFTAADLLLASTLKIAFDAHLLPHEGVLGDYVARAEDRDAFRRAVAIEQREAARLLHA
- a CDS encoding sulfate ABC transporter substrate-binding protein is translated as MASIKEIGRWLHTGAAAALVVAATAAHADTSILNVSYDVTRELYKDINTSFAAAYKQKTGETVALKQSHGASSAQALSVLQGLQADVVTMNQPNDIDLLAERGQLLPKDWRARFPDNSSPYSTTMVFLVRKGNPKAIKDWSDLAKPGVQVIIANPKTSGNGRYAYLAAWGFQKQKGATDQQALDFEKAIFRNVPVLDSGGRGATTTFTQRGIGDVLVTFENEVALMDTGVSGAQFDAVYPSASILAEPPVAVVDKVVDKKGTRKVAQAYLEYLYTTEAQEIIARHHLRPRDANVLKKHAAEFKSLKTFSVEQVFGSWANAQKTHFADGGTFDQVIVDRK
- a CDS encoding MFS transporter, producing MDTSCIASPSSPARDARGPAHRWRVLAAGIAANMSFSAAAAGIPTTAVWMRTAYHLDNGALGLVLGALGFGVALSELPWGIAADRFGDRHVLLTGLVATAAMLALMVCTIVPTAHAVPPLMRVVAAMSCVGLLGGSVNGSSGRAVMRWFGERERGLAMSIRQTAVPLGGGVGAALLPSLASHLGFAAVFGALMLLCAGSAALTWRWLHEPPAAPAAEHGAVHRPVEQHQQQQPARQTRSPLASGRVWRIVLGMGLLCAPQFAVLTFATVFLHDFGRLGLAGISAAMVALQLGAMVMRVWSGRHTDRHGNRRAYLRGSVLVAAGSFTLLAAATAGSPHVPLAAIVAILVFAGICVSAWHGVAYTELATLAGANHAGTALGMANTIVYLGLFATPLAIPPLLAVSSWGVVWLATALIAGATYPLFAVR
- a CDS encoding ion channel — encoded protein: MNVDSSSPASRGRGRKIWSGTRPVIAYGMPPLGWRDFYHRALTVSWPVFFLSLAVLFLLLNGGFATLYLLGHEPIANQSPAGFGGAFFFSVETLATVGYGDMHPQTIYAHLVATFEIFVGMSGIALATGLVFARFSRPQAKILFARYAIVRPLNGRMTLMVRAANARQNVIAEAQAKLRLMRVEGTHEGYSLRKIHDLPLVRSEHPIFLLGWNLMHVIDESSALFGETPESLAARDASLLITIEGSDETTAQVMQARHSWAHGEIRWRHRYVDLMHDENGITHIDYTHFHEVVPVDADTDERGSPGVVVEAGAAVQGPAA
- a CDS encoding type II toxin-antitoxin system Phd/YefM family antitoxin; translated protein: MELIMQVTNLQEASLDLQRLVDAAIAGERVVIMQDGKQSVRLVPLTPIHRYGALEGQIWIADDFDAPLSAEELAAFEGK
- a CDS encoding LysR substrate-binding domain-containing protein, with protein sequence MPGQDLPRGGGEPLAMADAAVARPNFDVAALRSLVAGVDLGSFAKAADRVARSSSAVSAQIRKLEEQAGTPLFVKAGRGLALTDAGDAMLRYARRMIELNDEAAAAVRGVNLDGWVRVGLQEDFGEAILPDVLGRFARAHPKVRIEARVARNADLLDRLDANQLDLALVWGDPVSAAFVSRAGIDSEAIAQVPMQWIGAVGAGGFGMPDGGGEAGAEDGAGETGGRAVRAAGEPLPLVVFDRPCRFFGAATDALDRAGVPWRVAFTTPSLAGLWAAAAAGLGLTVRSHYGLPASVRVLDAAASGLPELPSLPLILLRRTSSATPTVDRLARIVTQAVRDAAEGAVAALAA
- a CDS encoding sugar O-acetyltransferase, translated to MANDDRTTIIPRRTPQSAAMVAEVKRAMAITARLNRLTFDDAADVRALFSELIGTQVDDGFVLIPPFHATGGAGMKIGRNVFVNQNCTFYDLGGLAIGDDVMIGPNVSLITSGHPVEPSRRRDFVVAKPIVIERNVWIGAGATIIGGVTVGEHSVVAAGAVVTKDVPPNTLVGGNPATVIRSIAE